A stretch of Cyanobacteria bacterium FACHB-DQ100 DNA encodes these proteins:
- a CDS encoding TRC40/GET3/ArsA family transport-energizing ATPase, whose translation MRVILMTGKGGVGKTSVAAATGLRCAELGYRTLVLSTDPAHSLADSFDLELGHEPKQVRPNLWGAELDALMELEGNWGAVKRYITQVLQARGLDGVQAEELAILPGMDEIFGLVRMKRHYDEGEFDVLIIDSAPTGTALRLLSLPEVGGWYMRKFYKPFQGISVALRPLVEPIFRPIAGFSLPDKEVMDAPYEFYEQIEALEKVLTDPTQTTVRLVMNPEKMVIKESLRAHAYLSLYNVATDLVVANRIIPDSVSDPFFQQWKENQRQYRDEIHANFSPLPIKEVPLYSQEMCGLEALDRLKDTLYPNNEDPSQLYYKETTLRVVQEQNQYSLELYLPGIEKTQIELSKTGDELNVRIGNHRRNLVLPQALAALQPSGAKMEEDYLKIRFSDPARV comes from the coding sequence ATGCGCGTAATTCTAATGACCGGAAAAGGCGGCGTTGGTAAAACCTCGGTTGCAGCCGCGACTGGGCTTCGCTGTGCTGAATTAGGATACCGGACTCTGGTACTCAGTACCGATCCGGCTCACTCGCTGGCGGATAGCTTTGATCTGGAGTTAGGGCACGAACCAAAACAAGTTCGCCCAAATCTTTGGGGGGCTGAACTTGATGCCTTGATGGAATTAGAGGGCAACTGGGGAGCGGTGAAGCGATACATTACTCAAGTGTTGCAGGCACGTGGACTCGACGGCGTGCAGGCGGAAGAGTTAGCAATTTTGCCAGGAATGGATGAAATTTTCGGATTAGTGCGAATGAAGCGGCACTATGATGAAGGGGAATTTGATGTATTGATTATTGATTCGGCTCCAACGGGAACCGCGCTGCGGTTGCTGAGTTTGCCGGAGGTCGGCGGCTGGTATATGCGGAAGTTTTACAAGCCGTTTCAGGGAATTTCGGTCGCGCTGCGTCCGTTGGTTGAACCGATTTTCCGCCCGATCGCAGGTTTCTCGCTTCCAGATAAGGAAGTCATGGACGCACCTTATGAGTTTTACGAACAGATCGAAGCCTTAGAAAAAGTGCTAACTGATCCGACTCAAACAACGGTACGGTTGGTGATGAACCCTGAAAAGATGGTGATCAAAGAATCCCTTCGCGCTCATGCTTATTTGAGTTTGTACAATGTTGCAACCGATTTAGTCGTGGCAAATCGGATCATTCCTGACTCGGTTTCTGACCCATTTTTCCAGCAGTGGAAAGAAAATCAGCGCCAATATCGAGATGAAATTCACGCGAACTTTTCACCATTGCCGATTAAAGAGGTTCCGCTATATTCTCAGGAAATGTGTGGTTTGGAAGCGCTCGATCGCTTGAAAGATACGCTTTATCCAAACAACGAAGATCCATCACAGTTGTACTACAAAGAAACCACATTGCGCGTGGTTCAAGAACAGAATCAGTACAGTTTAGAACTGTATTTGCCGGGAATTGAAAAGACGCAAATTGAACTGAGTAAAACAGGCGATGAATTGAATGTTCGGATCGGAAATCATCGCCGTAATTTAGTGTTACCGCAAGCCTTAGCTGCGCTACAGCCTTCAGGTGCAAAGATGGAAGAGGATTATCTCAAGATTCGATTCAGCGATCCGGCAAGAGTTTAG
- the ccmA gene encoding heme ABC exporter ATP-binding protein CcmA, protein MVAAVSLQNVHKVYNNVPVVNGLSFEIQAGEMFGLLGPNGAGKSTTIRMLTTLTKPSEGRIQVAGFDVINQRSLVKSHIGVVLQQISIDSDLTVWENMEYHGRLHHIPNPRRQKEIDQALEYVELNDRRNDPAKTLSGGMKRRLQIARALLHKPEILFLDEPTVGLDPQTRRRLWEIIRELNRQGMTMLLTTHYMDEVEYLCDRIGIMDAGKLISLGTLEELRQKHGKGILMKQSGEHWDYKFFPTVEDANHYLEQLPDKTGTMTRPSNLEDIFVELTGRNLD, encoded by the coding sequence ATGGTTGCTGCTGTCTCTCTTCAAAATGTTCATAAGGTTTACAACAACGTTCCAGTTGTTAATGGTTTGTCGTTTGAAATTCAAGCCGGGGAGATGTTTGGGCTGTTAGGTCCAAACGGTGCAGGCAAATCCACTACAATTCGGATGCTAACGACTCTAACTAAACCCTCCGAAGGTCGAATTCAAGTGGCAGGGTTTGACGTGATTAATCAGCGATCGCTCGTTAAATCCCACATCGGCGTTGTCCTCCAGCAAATCAGTATCGATAGCGATCTAACCGTTTGGGAAAACATGGAGTATCACGGGCGATTGCATCATATTCCCAATCCCCGCAGGCAAAAGGAGATTGATCAAGCGCTGGAATATGTTGAACTGAACGATCGACGCAATGACCCCGCTAAAACGCTTTCAGGCGGTATGAAGCGTCGCCTGCAAATTGCCCGCGCTCTACTGCACAAACCGGAAATACTTTTTCTCGATGAACCCACGGTTGGACTCGATCCACAAACTCGCCGCCGCCTATGGGAAATTATTCGCGAACTCAATCGGCAAGGAATGACAATGCTATTGACGACGCACTATATGGATGAAGTGGAATATCTGTGCGATCGTATCGGCATTATGGATGCTGGCAAGTTAATCTCGCTCGGTACATTAGAAGAATTACGCCAGAAGCATGGTAAAGGAATTCTAATGAAACAGTCTGGTGAACATTGGGACTATAAGTTCTTTCCAACCGTCGAGGATGCCAACCATTATCTAGAACAATTGCCCGACAAAACAGGCACCATGACGCGCCCTTCAAACCTGGAAGATATTTTCGTTGAACTCACAGGACGCAACTTAGATTAA
- a CDS encoding YqeG family HAD IIIA-type phosphatase, with protein sequence MSWGKLLQPDLLLNTTILGLTPDLLRQNNLRGLVLDVDETLVPITTAEISAELLPWVEQVREITSIWLVSNNISESRIKRIADVLKVPYFTGAGKPSRRKLRRAVEAMNLPPQQVGMVGDRLFTDVLAGNRLGMFTILVQPMVDPAAEVARRYPVHALEIRLSQALGATLTPHKHQI encoded by the coding sequence ATGTCTTGGGGCAAACTCTTACAACCTGATCTTCTGCTCAATACGACCATTCTTGGGTTAACGCCGGATCTGCTACGCCAGAATAACCTGCGTGGTCTAGTGCTAGATGTCGATGAAACACTCGTTCCGATTACAACGGCTGAGATTTCAGCAGAGTTACTGCCTTGGGTTGAGCAGGTACGAGAGATTACTAGTATTTGGTTGGTGAGCAATAATATCAGCGAGAGTCGGATTAAGCGGATTGCAGACGTGCTGAAAGTGCCTTACTTCACGGGAGCAGGCAAGCCATCACGACGCAAGCTCAGACGAGCGGTAGAAGCGATGAATTTACCGCCGCAACAGGTGGGTATGGTGGGCGATCGACTGTTTACCGATGTGCTGGCTGGGAATCGGTTAGGGATGTTTACGATTTTGGTGCAGCCGATGGTTGATCCGGCGGCGGAAGTTGCACGGCGGTATCCGGTTCACGCACTAGAGATTCGGTTGTCTCAGGCTCTGGGAGCCACTTTGACTCCGCACAAGCATCAAATCTAA
- the mltG gene encoding endolytic transglycosylase MltG — translation MKIAKPIARVSFFLFLVGAALGLSAWRAQAWWSFASSPIAPQADSNSGKRVIIQIPQGTSAQQIGQELEAAGLIRSAKAWEVWARWLMWKNPDGGFQAGNYELSTGDSLQTIAEKIWTGQVAQRSFTIPEGWSLKQMANYFEKQGFFKAQDFLAAASQVPNAEYPWLPQNLPFLEGFLYPDTYLIQAGSEITPKQVIQQMLSRFEQVALPVYNQKRGKTNLSLLQWVTLASIVEKEAVIPAERNRISGVFHNRLKKNMTLGSDPTVEYALGVQQTPENPLTYAQVATPSPYNTYVTPGLPPTPIAAPGIASLKATLVPEATDYLYFVARYDGSHVFSRTLAEHESAQAKIRDRVDAQAQKGQPAKNQSR, via the coding sequence ATGAAAATCGCTAAACCTATTGCGAGAGTCTCGTTTTTCCTGTTTCTTGTCGGGGCTGCACTCGGACTATCGGCGTGGCGTGCCCAAGCTTGGTGGAGTTTTGCTAGTTCCCCGATCGCACCGCAAGCAGACTCAAACTCAGGAAAGCGAGTGATCATTCAGATTCCGCAAGGGACTTCCGCTCAACAAATCGGTCAGGAGCTTGAAGCCGCAGGACTGATTCGATCGGCAAAAGCCTGGGAAGTTTGGGCGCGTTGGTTGATGTGGAAAAATCCCGATGGTGGGTTTCAGGCTGGAAACTACGAGCTTTCAACTGGGGACAGTTTGCAGACGATCGCTGAAAAAATCTGGACAGGACAAGTGGCGCAGCGCAGCTTTACGATTCCTGAAGGCTGGTCGCTGAAACAAATGGCGAACTATTTCGAGAAGCAAGGATTTTTCAAGGCGCAGGATTTTCTCGCAGCAGCAAGCCAAGTCCCGAATGCGGAATATCCCTGGTTGCCACAGAATTTGCCGTTTCTTGAAGGCTTTTTGTATCCCGATACTTATCTAATTCAAGCGGGTTCAGAGATTACGCCCAAGCAGGTTATCCAGCAAATGTTGAGCCGCTTCGAGCAAGTGGCACTCCCGGTTTACAACCAGAAACGCGGTAAAACAAATCTTTCTTTGCTGCAATGGGTGACGCTTGCAAGCATTGTGGAGAAAGAAGCAGTGATTCCAGCCGAACGCAACCGGATTTCTGGTGTATTTCACAATCGGTTAAAGAAAAACATGACGCTTGGATCTGATCCAACGGTGGAATACGCGCTTGGAGTGCAGCAGACTCCTGAAAATCCGCTAACTTATGCTCAAGTCGCAACGCCTTCACCGTATAACACCTACGTCACACCGGGACTGCCCCCGACTCCGATCGCCGCTCCCGGTATCGCTAGCCTCAAGGCAACGCTAGTACCCGAAGCAACCGACTACCTTTACTTTGTGGCGCGTTATGATGGGTCGCACGTCTTTAGCCGCACGTTAGCCGAGCATGAATCAGCACAGGCGAAGATTCGCGATCGCGTCGATGCTCAAGCTCAAAAAGGGCAACCCGCTAAGAATCAATCACGTTGA
- a CDS encoding DUF3727 domain-containing protein, with translation MDEDSINNMDAPTVTLTDEAGLTLTCYIEHSLDVEDQEYVLLLPVDSPIEIFAWQENGDEDEAVLVEDQETLNTVFPIAKAVLEEQNLALKQTAVVLTVEGDLPDLDEEEAWAGVESDSEDDQEELQLLASFWHEEQEYAIYTPLDPYFILARLDEDGTPHLLSQEELKKIEPMLPMIEDQLFDEME, from the coding sequence ATGGACGAAGACAGCATTAACAACATGGATGCTCCAACCGTAACCCTAACAGATGAGGCAGGCTTGACCCTCACCTGCTACATCGAGCATTCTTTGGACGTGGAAGACCAAGAATATGTGCTGTTACTTCCCGTTGACTCGCCGATCGAGATTTTCGCTTGGCAGGAAAATGGCGACGAGGATGAAGCAGTGTTAGTCGAAGATCAAGAAACGCTCAATACAGTGTTTCCGATTGCAAAAGCTGTTCTAGAAGAACAGAACCTTGCTCTGAAGCAGACGGCGGTGGTCTTGACCGTAGAGGGCGATCTACCCGACCTGGATGAAGAAGAAGCGTGGGCAGGAGTAGAATCTGACTCTGAGGACGATCAAGAGGAGCTTCAACTGCTGGCTAGCTTCTGGCACGAGGAGCAGGAATACGCAATTTATACTCCTCTTGATCCGTATTTCATCCTGGCTCGGTTAGACGAAGACGGAACGCCGCATCTGTTATCTCAAGAAGAACTGAAGAAAATTGAGCCAATGTTACCGATGATCGAAGATCAGCTTTTTGATGAGATGGAGTAA
- a CDS encoding DUF3122 domain-containing protein produces the protein MENWAWLWKSCVLAILIWTIGTNFAIASVHTYSDANGVLFRSLSKLQDDCDRAWQVVFYKKFPLGQPDLIHLRVIGFPGLVTLNHQQPLEIEANRSLFHAEDVTSKEFPVAQVGEYDFKPVLTQLDTDTKLTLVLPLTSGIARLKIPPETALEWWRVASWLPDR, from the coding sequence GTGGAAAACTGGGCGTGGTTGTGGAAAAGTTGCGTTTTAGCAATTCTGATTTGGACGATCGGCACGAATTTTGCCATCGCCTCGGTTCATACTTATTCGGATGCAAACGGCGTTCTGTTCCGCTCTTTATCAAAGCTGCAAGACGACTGCGATCGCGCTTGGCAAGTTGTGTTTTATAAAAAGTTTCCGCTCGGACAACCAGACCTGATTCACTTGAGAGTGATTGGATTTCCCGGTCTTGTCACGTTAAACCACCAGCAACCGCTAGAAATCGAAGCGAATCGATCGCTGTTTCACGCTGAGGATGTCACCTCAAAAGAGTTTCCGGTTGCTCAGGTTGGCGAATATGACTTCAAACCTGTTCTGACTCAGTTGGATACCGACACAAAACTCACGCTGGTTCTGCCTCTCACATCGGGTATCGCACGGTTAAAAATCCCGCCTGAAACTGCTTTAGAATGGTGGCGCGTCGCCAGTTGGCTGCCCGATCGCTAA
- a CDS encoding cation transporter, whose translation MVLDNRSTVRKVLVITLLLNLFVLLLKAVVGWFTGSLSLLADALHSLTDSASNVLGLVSSRFSSPVPDRDHPYGHQKYEAIGALGVAAFLGIACFEILQSAIERLTKTSEPVKIAGAELWLLLIVLGVNLFVTFYERREGMRVNSPILIADAQHTMSDVWVTISVLGGLIGIWIFNWQWLDVVLALPVAILVFYSGWKVLKQNLPWLVDEIAIAPEAIHAIAMTVPGVINCHDIASRGVVGRQTFIEMHLIVDAGDVETAHQITEEVEARLIERYSPVRVMIHVEPPSYQEDHISFGI comes from the coding sequence ATGGTTCTAGATAATCGATCAACCGTCCGTAAAGTTCTCGTCATTACTCTGCTTCTAAATCTTTTTGTTCTATTGCTAAAAGCTGTAGTGGGATGGTTTACCGGATCACTCAGTTTACTAGCGGATGCACTACATAGTTTGACCGACAGCGCGAGTAACGTTTTGGGATTAGTTTCCAGCCGGTTCTCATCCCCTGTACCCGATCGCGATCATCCTTATGGGCATCAGAAATATGAAGCCATTGGAGCGCTAGGCGTTGCAGCTTTCTTAGGAATTGCGTGTTTTGAGATTTTGCAAAGCGCGATCGAGCGGCTGACCAAGACCAGTGAACCCGTGAAAATTGCTGGAGCTGAACTTTGGCTATTGCTGATTGTGCTTGGAGTAAATCTATTCGTCACTTTTTATGAGCGGCGCGAGGGAATGCGCGTCAATAGTCCGATTCTGATCGCAGATGCTCAACACACGATGAGTGACGTTTGGGTGACGATTAGCGTATTGGGTGGATTAATTGGAATTTGGATTTTCAATTGGCAATGGTTGGATGTAGTGCTGGCACTACCCGTTGCAATTCTGGTGTTTTATAGCGGTTGGAAAGTCTTAAAGCAGAATTTACCGTGGTTGGTAGATGAGATTGCGATCGCGCCCGAAGCAATTCATGCGATCGCAATGACTGTTCCGGGGGTCATTAACTGTCATGACATTGCCTCGCGGGGGGTCGTTGGGCGACAAACCTTCATCGAAATGCACTTGATTGTAGATGCAGGGGATGTCGAAACTGCTCATCAAATCACCGAAGAAGTGGAAGCGCGACTAATTGAAAGGTATAGCCCAGTTCGAGTGATGATTCATGTAGAGCCACCGTCCTACCAAGAAGATCACATCAGCTTCGGGATTTAG